One stretch of Kwoniella newhampshirensis strain CBS 13917 chromosome 5, whole genome shotgun sequence DNA includes these proteins:
- a CDS encoding NADH-ubiquinone oxidoreductase 51 kDa subunit, mitochondrial — translation MIQPRSSILRTLPRSLPSSSSSALRIRSRSLATVSDPPVRHYGGLKDQDRIFTNLYLKHDHGLKGAQSRGDWHKTKEILLKGDSWIIQTIKDSGLRGRGGAGFPSGLKWSFMNKPGWEKDPRPRYLVVNADEGEPGTCKDREIMRGDPHKLVEGCLVAGRAMNATAAYIYIRGEFYQEASHVQQAIDEAYKAGLIGENACGSGYKFDVYLHRGAGAYICGEETALIESIEGKQGKPRLKPPFPADVGLFGCPSTVANVETVAVAPTIARRGGAWFNSFGRERNSGTKVFCISGHVNNPCVVEEEMSIPLQELLEKHCGGVRGGWSNLKGIIPGGCSVPVINQEVSGKVLMDYDSLKDNGTSLGTGAVIVMDNTTDMIAAIARFAKFYKHESCGQCTPCREGTTWMMNMMDRMVEGRAQEREIDMLLELTKQVEGHTICALGDAAAWPIQGLMKNFRPEVEARLAAFHTRHGQVMFGGHLLSEADQRYALPDNLGGDTIRQIASA, via the exons ATGATACAACCTCGCTCATCGATACTACGAACCTTGCCCCGGtccctcccttcttcctcttcgtccgcCCTTCGAATCCGATCCCGATCATTAGCCACCGTCTCCGATCCCCCCGTCCGACATTACGGCGGACTCAAAGACCAGGATCGGATCTTCACCAACCTCTACCTGAAGCATGATCACGGACTGAAGGGAGCTCAGAGCAGGGGGGATTGGCACAAGACGAAAGAGATCTTGTTGAAGGGAGATAGCTGGATCATCCAGACTATCAAAGATAGTGGATTGAGAGGTAGAGGTGGGGCTGGGTTTCCGAGTGGACTGAAGTGGAGTTTCA TGAACAAACctggatgggagaaggaccCCAG ACCACGAtacctcgtcgtcaacgCCGATGAAGGAGAGCCAGGAACATGCAAGGACAGAGAGATCATGCGTGGTGACCCCCACAAGCTTGTTGAGGGTTGTTTAGTCGCTGGTCGAGCCATGAACGCGACCGCCG CGTACATCTACATCCGAGGTGAATTCTACCAAGAAGCATCGCACGTCCAACAAGCGATCGACGAGGCTTACAAGGCCGGATTGATCGGTGAAAACGCTTGTGGATCCGGATACAAATTCGACGTCTATCTCCACCGAGGTGCCGGTGCCTACATCTGTGGTGAAGAGACCGCACTCATCGAATCCATCGAGGGCAAACAGGGGAAACCTCGATTGAAGCCTCCTTTCCCTGCCGATGTCGGTCTTTTCGGCTGTCCCTCCACCGTGGCCAACGTCGAGACTGTCGCCGTCGCACCCACTATCGCACGCAGAGGCGGAGCATGGTTCAACAGTTtcggaagagaaaggaacTCGGGAACAAAGGTCTTCTGTATCTCCGGTCATGTCAACAATCCTTGTgtcgttgaggaagagatgagtATCCCATTGCAGGAATTGTTGGAGAAGCACTGTGGTGGTGTCAGAGGTGGATGGTCAAACCTGAAGGGTATCATTCCAGGTGGTTGTTCAGTTCCCGTCATCAACCAGGAGGTCAGCGGGAAGGTCTT AATGGACTACGACTCGCTCAAGGACAACGGCACCTCTCTCGGTACGGGTgccgtcatcgtcatggACAACACCACCGACATGATCGCTGCCATCGCCCGTTTCGCCAAATTTTATAAACACGAGTCATGCGGTCAATGTACGCCTTGCCGAGAAGGTACAACATGGATGATGAACATGATGGACAGGATGGTAGAGGGACGAGCTcaggagagggagattgatATGCTTTTGGAATTGACAAAGCAAGTGGAAGGACACACTATCTGTGCTCTTGGTGATGCTGCTGCTTGGCCCATCCAGGGTCTGATGAAGAACTTCC GACCCGAGGTCGAAGCTCGTCTTGCTGCATTCCACACCAGACACGGCCAAGTCATGTTTGGTGGGCACCTCCTTTCAGAAGCCGATCAGAGATATGCGCTGCCCGACAACCTTGGTGGTGACACGATCCGACAGATTGCTTCGGCTTAG
- a CDS encoding lysophospholipase NTE1 yields MSTVPPPPDTNGNPLLALAVAVIYAILYVLQGIRHIVGVLTISFPGYIVRILQYSFTISLGFPHFLALFVGLLVAVFFLVRYRYLTRYTQLKEPALPLPSPPSLANRLLPLDETGGLLADHRSHSGSFHNYLDDFLAAIRIFGYLEKPVFHELSRHLQTRRLAAGDTLEIGGGEFWCVVEGKVQVFAPDSPTERSTPPSPDPFGANASSFNGFHLLNEVSTGGTLSSLFSILSLFTEDIKLSWTPPNEQGGEELELGEKEFLVPPGQLRRKSRQNSDVSQLDDGTLGPRVTSPDILQPVPLRPVRPRSTSLGASEGTIQAETQDESLSHTSLPATKASSPDGSDSESPRRSQSLRSSPRMRRPTPPAFQPTSQPLRDSPHPTKKIQFQKSDPGQEALKGTIARATVDTTLAVIPAAAFRKLTRKYPKASGTIVQVVLERFSRVTFMTAHKYLGLTREILRSESSLNSLVSHPLPASFYTGGGMQALRDRFQPEAQGKGHKIFPSVGSSPDPRVSSRDYFSYVPASPTVTVKAPSLPSNTPKTGSTPTHKQGSFASRGGLQAFSKIDAETESDGEKKQGSLPAIGPSTAAIFSPDTAARHTSPFMRRTSAIRKQVAAGDLAMATRNVPDDTGGAYYRPGVQTPGLPRMDTWRGRFSGSSTDLAHHNGLSVSPSESGDSPRDEGFDLKEAVLMSIAKSIGLAQPSEGNIDSIGRASIPPSVSALSTPNSPMFPPSGKGSRAPYSNVLDMMNAASQNDGIIGGMLREAALKAGHDDEASSISASVQDSQFGLGNEDKRILKDLEGNVEILFFKKGSVLVKEGERSPGMYYVIDGFLETSIPLHQSGINTPKTSTNAKSSGVSSMTSAYSSAKTRPFGAALGLDQAQPHDQHSPPHEHKGEETLYTVKPGGIAGYLSSLCSSDSYVKITAKTDCFVGFLPHHTLEKIIERRPIVLLTLAKRLLSLLSPLVLHIDAGLDWQQLGAGQVLYEKGDRSTDFYIVINGRLRAFQEKDSNMEVLREYGQNDSIGELDVITATNRSETVHAIRDSELVRIPSALFDAISVKHPATTVQFMRLIAGRVRKAMGDQAKIGHVPGAPPSDVNLKTVCILGSNRNVPVAQFAGKLKTSLEELGASTSYLDQGTVMRHLGRHAFSRIGKLKVAGWLADQEQHFRTVLYVADSPPSSQWTLTCIRQADLVLVLAMGDDPSLGEYEKLLLATKTTARKELILLHDERTVAPGSTRPWLSSRQNRPWAHAHYHVELPGVVTPNKSSPVVHDAAAVAAFKHLRERVETRIRKYRGLRPFARPRRPPHMNDFARIARRLCGKQIGLVLGGGGARGISHIGMLQALEEFGIPIDAIGGCSIGSFVGGLYARETDLLETAGRTKQFAGRMGSMWRILSDVTYPFVAYTTGHEFNKAFYNTHIEDFWIPFFANSTNITHSRMEVHRTGYAWRYVRASMTLAGLLPPLSDNGNLLVDGGYMDNTPISPLRANGIEDVIVVDVGSIDDNSPRNYGDSVSGWWIFANRFNPFYERKVLSMTEVSSRLTYVSSVKTLEEVKNAAGCLYLAMPVQQFDTLGGFKRFSEVMAIGLTAGREALRKWKEEGRLPTGLVDDTKGTNIIKRGNRLRRMSI; encoded by the exons ATGTCGACTGTACCCCCTCCTCCGGACACGAACGGGAATCCCCTCCTGGCGCTCGCAGTCGCTGTGATATACGCTATCCTCTACGTTCTTCAAGGAATACGGCACATCGTCGGGGTACTAACCATCAGCTTTCCTGG GTATATCGTCCGTATCTTACAGTACAGCTTCACGATTTCCCTCGGCTTCCCCCACTTCCTAGCTCTGTTCGTCGGTCTTTTGGTAgccgtcttcttccttgttCGTTACCGGTATCTCACTCGGTACACGCAACTCAAAGAACCGGCACTCCCCCTTCCATCGCCACCATCGCTTGCGAATCGACTGCTACCTCTTGATGAAACTGGTGGTCTCCTTGCCGATCACAGAAGTCATTCTGGCTCCTTTCATAATTACCTGGATGACTTTCTAGCTGCAATCAGGATATTTGGCTACTTGGAGAAACCAGTCTTCCATGAGCTGAGCAGGCATTTGCAGACGAGAAGATTAGCAGCAGGCGACACGTTGGAGATCGGAGGTGGGGAATTTTGGTGTGTCGTCGAGGGCAAAGTTCAGGTG TTTGCACCCGACTCCCCTACCGAAAGATCGACACCGCCGTCACCTGATCCCTTTGGCGCCAAcgcttcctctttcaacgggtttcaccttctcaacGAGGTATCGACCGGGGGTACACTGTCCTCTCTGTTCTCTatcctttccctcttcacAGAAGATATCAAACTTTCGTGGACTCCGCCCAACGAacagggaggagaagagctcgagctcggcGAAAAAGAGTTCCTAGTACCTCCGGGTCagctgaggaggaagtccAGGCAGAACTCAGACGTGAGTCAACTGGATGACGGGACATTGGGTCCCAGAGTTACGAGCCCAGATATACTGCAACCCGTACCACTACGGCCTGTCCGACCACGCTCAACTTCGCTGGGAGCTTCGGAAGGAACTATCCAAGCAGAGACGCAGGATGAGTCCCTCAGTCATACTTCACTGCCGGCTACCAAGGCATCCTCTCCTGATGGTAGCGATTCAGAATCCCCTAGACGAAGTCAGTCACTTCGCTCGTCCCCTCGAATGAGGCGTCCGACCCCGCCTGCGTTCCAACCAACCTCCCAACCTCTACGAGACTCGCCTCATCCCACGAAGAAGATACAATTCCAAAAGTCAGATCCGGGACAGGAGGCTCTCAAAGGTACAATTGCACGCGCTACTGTCGATACAACTCTAGCTGTCATTCCTGCAGCAGCTTTCCGGAAACTCACAAGAAAGTATCCCAAAGCCAGTGGAACGATTGTACAGGTAGTATTGGAAAGGTTCAGTAGAGTCACTTTCATGACCG CCCACAAATACCTTGGACTGACTCGCGAAATCCTCCGTTCTGAATCGTCTCTCAACTCTCTGGTGTCCCACCCCCTACCCGCCTCTTTCTACACCGGAGGTGGCATGCAGGCTTTGCGTGACCGATTCCAACCTGAAGCGCAAGGGAAAGGACACAAAATCTTCCCCTCGGTTGGGTCATCACCCGATCCACGTGTTTCCAGTCGCGATTACTTCAGCTATGTGCCGGCTAGTCCTACAGTCACAGTCAAAGCGCCTTCGCTACCTTCGAACACCCCAAAAACGGGTTCAACTCCAACACATAAGCAAGGTTCTTTCGCCAGTCGAGGGGGTTTGCAAGCATTCAGCAAGATTGACGCGGAGACAGAGAGCGATGGCGAGAAAAAGCAGGGATCCCTGCCTGCTATTGGTCCGTCGACAGCAGCTATATTCAGTCCAGACACCGCTGCTAGGCACACTAGCCCTTTTATGCGGCGCACCTCCGCGATAAGAAAACAGGTGGCCGCAGGAGATCTCGCTATGGCGACCCGCAACGTTCCGGACGACACAGGAGGCGCATATTACCGCCCGGGCGTGCAGACTCCTGGTTTGCCAAGGATGGATACTTGGCGAGGGCGTTTTTCTGGTTCGAGCACTGACCTTGCCCATCACAATGGACTTTCGGTGTCACCTTCCGAAAGCGGTGATAGTCCTCGAGATGAAGGCTTCGACTTGAAAGAGGCGGTTCTAATGAGCATCGCCAAATCTATTGGCTTGGCGCAACCGTCTGAGGGAAACATCGACTCTATCGGTCGTGCTTCGATACCCCCTTCGGTCTCGGCTCTCTCCACGCCCAACTCTCCCATGTTTCCCCCAAGCGGCAAGGGCTCGAGGGCGCCCTACAGTAACGTCCTAGATATGATGAATGCAGCTTCTCAAAACGACGGCATCATCGGCGGAATGCTACGAGAGGCGGCGTTGAAGGCGGGACACGATGACGAGGCAAGCAGCATATCGGCAAGTGTGCAGGACTCCCAGTTTGGCTTGGGAAACGAGGACAAGCGAATATTGAAAGACCTAGAAGGCAATGTGGAGATCTTGTTCTTCAAGAAGGGTAGTGTTCTGGtcaaggaaggagaacgGTCACCAGGCATGTACTATGTCATTGATGGTTTcctcgag ACATCGATTCCACTTCATCAATCTGGTATCAACACACCCAAAACTTCCACAAACGCGAAGTCAAGCGGCGTTTCCTCCATGACGTCCGCGTATTCCAGCGCCAAGACCCGACCTTTCGGAGCAGCGTTGGGTTTGGATCAAGCTCAACCCCACGATCAACATTCTCCTCCCCATGAGcacaaaggagaagagacgtTGTACACCGTCAAA CCCGGAGGTATCGCTGGCTACTTGTCCTCTCTTTGCAGCTCAGATTCCTACGTCAAAATAAC CGCCAAAACAGACTGCTTCGTTGGATTCTTGCCCCATCACACACTCGAGAAAATCATCGAACGCCGTCCGATAGTCCTCTTGACATTGGCTAAAAGGCTTTtgtcccttctctctcctttaG TATTGCACATTGACGCGGGATTGGATTGGCAGCAGCTGGGTGCCggtcaa GTTCTG TACGAGAAAGGAGACAGATCGACCGACTTTTACATCGTCATCA ATGGTCGACTTCGAGCGTTCCAAGAGAAAGACAGCAACATGGAGGTGCTACGAGAGTACGGTCAGAATGATTCGATTGGTGAACTCGATGTCATCACTGCGACGAACCGATCCGAAACCGTTCACGCAATCCGAGACTCTGAACTCGTCCGGATTCCCTCGGCCCTATTCGATGCTATCAGCGTCAAGCATCCTGCTACAACTGTTCAATTCATGAGACTTATCGCGGGACGCGTCAGAAAGGCCATGGGAGATCAAGCCAAGATTGGGCACGTACCCGGAGCACCTCCTTCGGACGTGAATCTGA AAACGGTTTGCATATTGGGTTCGAATAGGAACGTCCCGGTAGCGCAATTCGCAGGCAAACTTAAGACATCGCTAGAAGAGTTAGGGGCTTCCACATCATATCTTGATCAAGGGACAGTGATGCGACATCTAGGTAGACATGCATTCTCGCGAATAGG TAAACTCAAAGTGGCCGGTTGGCTCGCGGATCAGGAG CAACACTTCCGAACGGTGCTATACGTTGCCGACTCTCCACCATCGAGTCAGTGGACCTTGACCTGTATtcgtcaa GCCGATTTGGTTCTGGTACTTGCTATGGGCGACGACCCGTCTCTTGGCGAATATG AGAAACTGTTACTCGCGACGAAAACAACCGCGAGGAAAGAGTTGATTCTTCTACACGATGAGCGAACGGTCGCACCGGGCTCCACTCGACCATGGCTAagc AGCCGACAGAACCGTCCATGGGCGCACGCACACTATCACGTGGAGCTTCCTGGTGTCGTGACACCTAACAAGTCGAGTCCTGTCGTACATGATGCAGCAGCAGTCGCCGCGTTCAAACACCTTCGAGAAAGAGTTGAAACTCGCATCCGAAAGTATCGAGGTCTACGTCCGTTCGCTCGGCCGAGACGACCACCGCATATGAACGACTTTGCGCGTATTGCTCGACGCCTATGCGGCAAGCAGATTGGTCTCGTTCTAGGTGGCGGTGGGGCCCGTGGTATATCTCACATAGGGATGCTGCAGGCCCTGGAAGAGTTTGGGATTCCGATTGATGCGATCGGAGGATGCTCCATCGGTAGTTTTGTGGGAGGTCTGTATGCTAGAGAGACCGATTTGCTAGAGACAGCGGGAAGGACCAAGCAGTTCGCGGGGAGGATGGGGTCCATGTGGAGGATTTTGTCCGATGTGACATACCCTTTCGTGGCGTACACGACGGGGCATGAGTTTA ACAAAGCATTTTATAATACCCATATTGAAG ATTTCTGGATACCCTTTTTTGCGAATTCGACCAACATCACACATTCACGTATGGAGGTGCACAGGACAGGATACGCCTG GCGGTATGTTCGCGCTTCGATGACTCTTGCTGGTTTGCTTCCTCCTTTATCCGACAACGGAAACC TCCTCGTCGACGGAGGATATATGGACAACACTCCTATCAGTCCCCTACGAGCCAATGGCATCGAGgatgtcatcgtcgtcgatgtcgGTTCCATTGACGATAATTCGCCGAGAAATTATGGCGATTCGGTCTCAGGCTGGTGGATCTTTGCCAATCG GTTCAATCCATTTTACGAGCGAAAGGTCCTATCAATGACAGAAGTGTCTTCTCGCCTGACTTA TGTTTCAAGCGTCAAAACCCTCGAGGAGGTCAAGAATGCGGCAGGGTGTTTATATCTGGCTATGCCGGTGCAG CAATTCGACACCCTGGGCGGATTCAAGCGATTCTCAGAAGTAATGGCTATAGGATTGACAGCTGGTCGTGAAGCTTTACGCaagtggaaagaggaaggacgatTGCCTACAGGCTTAGTTGACGATACCAAGGGGACAAACATCATCAAGCGGGGTAATAGATTGCG GCGCATGTCAATATAG